The Noviherbaspirillum saxi genome includes a window with the following:
- the lipA gene encoding lipoyl synthase encodes MTTEKEALASPAYNPSEKQKGAGKTARIPIKIVPAEKLAKPDWIRVKAASPTTRFYEIKDILRANKLVTVCEEASCPNIGECFGKGTATFMIMGDKCTRRCPFCDVGHGRPDPLDPNEPENLAKTIAQLKLSYVVITSVDRDDLRDGGAGHFADCIRRVRELSPATRIEILTPDFRGRMDRALEILKAAPPDVMNHNLETVPRLYKEARPGSDYEYSLNLLKRFKALHPETPTKSGIMVGLGETDEEILQVMRDLRAHDVDMLTIGQYLMPSGDHLPVRRYVHPDTFKMFEDEAYKMGFVHAAVGAMVRSSYHADQQAHGAGVV; translated from the coding sequence ATGACCACTGAAAAAGAAGCCCTGGCCTCGCCTGCCTACAACCCGAGCGAAAAACAGAAGGGCGCCGGCAAGACGGCGCGCATTCCGATCAAGATCGTTCCTGCCGAAAAGCTTGCCAAACCGGACTGGATCCGCGTCAAGGCCGCATCGCCGACCACGCGCTTCTATGAAATCAAGGATATCCTGCGCGCCAACAAGCTGGTGACCGTGTGCGAAGAAGCAAGCTGCCCCAACATCGGCGAATGTTTCGGCAAGGGCACCGCAACCTTCATGATCATGGGCGACAAATGCACCCGTCGCTGCCCGTTCTGCGATGTCGGTCATGGCCGCCCCGATCCGCTCGATCCCAATGAGCCGGAAAACTTGGCAAAGACCATTGCGCAGCTCAAGCTCAGCTATGTGGTGATCACTTCGGTCGACCGCGATGATTTGCGCGACGGCGGCGCCGGTCATTTTGCCGATTGCATCCGTCGTGTGCGGGAACTGTCGCCGGCCACCCGCATTGAAATCCTGACGCCCGATTTCCGTGGCCGCATGGACCGTGCGCTGGAAATCCTCAAGGCCGCGCCACCCGATGTGATGAACCACAATCTGGAAACCGTGCCCCGCCTCTACAAGGAAGCGCGTCCCGGCTCCGATTATGAATATTCGCTGAACCTGCTCAAGCGTTTCAAGGCATTGCATCCGGAAACACCGACCAAGTCCGGCATCATGGTCGGCCTTGGCGAAACCGATGAGGAAATCCTGCAAGTAATGCGCGACCTGCGTGCGCACGATGTTGACATGCTGACCATCGGCCAATACCTGATGCCGTCCGGCGATCATTTGCCGGTACGACGCTATGTACATCCGGACACGTTCAAGATGTTCGAAGACGAAGCCTACAAAATGGGTTTCGTGCATGCCGCCGTCGGTGCCATGGTGCGCAGCTCTTATCACGCGGACCAGCAGGCGCACGGCGCCGGCGTAGTCTGA
- the lipB gene encoding lipoyl(octanoyl) transferase LipB encodes MAATLAPMRIPTLIDRGVEPYETTFAAMRAFTDGRDADTQDQLWLVEHPPVYTLGLGADPAHVLDAHGIPVVQTDRGGEVTFHGPGQAVVYLLMDLRRKPGARLFAREFVNRIEQSVIQTLQAYNLSGERKPGAPGIYMVDGAWQGAKIAALGLKVRGNGCTYHGVSLNVAMDLGPFSWINPCGYEGLATVDMRTVGVDAPLAEVRMALARNLSGMLTA; translated from the coding sequence ATAGCGGCTACACTCGCTCCCATGCGCATTCCCACCTTGATCGACCGCGGCGTCGAGCCCTATGAAACGACGTTCGCGGCGATGCGGGCGTTTACCGATGGCCGCGATGCCGACACGCAGGACCAGTTATGGCTGGTCGAACATCCGCCGGTCTACACGCTCGGCCTGGGCGCCGACCCCGCCCATGTGCTCGACGCACACGGCATTCCGGTGGTGCAGACCGATCGCGGCGGCGAAGTGACTTTCCATGGGCCGGGGCAAGCGGTTGTCTATCTGCTCATGGATTTGCGGCGCAAACCGGGCGCCCGCCTGTTCGCGCGCGAATTCGTGAACAGAATCGAACAGTCGGTCATTCAAACCTTGCAGGCGTATAATCTTTCGGGCGAACGCAAGCCCGGCGCGCCTGGCATCTACATGGTCGACGGCGCCTGGCAAGGCGCGAAAATTGCCGCGCTCGGCCTGAAGGTGCGCGGCAACGGCTGCACCTATCATGGCGTATCGCTCAATGTCGCGATGGACCTTGGTCCGTTTTCCTGGATCAATCCATGCGGCTACGAAGGCCTCGCTACCGTGGACATGCGTACCGTCGGCGTCGATGCGCCGCTGGCTGAAGTCCGGATGGCGCTGGCACGTAACCTGAGCGGCATGCTGACTGCGTGA
- a CDS encoding helix-turn-helix domain-containing protein has translation MPALPERDKTPHAAQREFSENLRMLCAYYRSVADVCRKLNINRAQFNRYLNGTSKPSSHTLERICDFFGVEPAEIYLPREHFHQIIQVRPKQRTERSVHGEHIGRLQHQSVGKFDKYLGYYYEYYYSMSSPGKVLRGLVHMFSHEGAVYHERLERFPQHANLDETYKCKYIGGTFYLNDRIFLIDYESLTGNEIAQTILFPTYKNKVARLSGLMLGVSSSNQRSIACARVVFEYLGLNIDVRKAMRLCGLFEPQHGAIDPTILKVIDNSPHKDQHHFYTIPL, from the coding sequence ATGCCCGCGCTTCCCGAACGCGATAAAACGCCCCATGCCGCACAGCGCGAATTCAGCGAAAATCTGCGCATGCTATGTGCGTACTATCGCTCGGTCGCCGATGTGTGCCGCAAGCTCAATATCAATCGCGCCCAATTCAACCGTTATCTGAACGGCACCAGCAAGCCTTCCAGCCACACGCTGGAACGCATCTGCGACTTCTTCGGGGTCGAGCCGGCGGAAATCTACCTTCCGCGCGAGCATTTTCACCAGATCATCCAGGTCAGGCCCAAGCAGCGCACCGAACGCAGCGTCCATGGCGAGCATATCGGCCGGCTGCAGCACCAGAGCGTAGGCAAGTTCGACAAATACCTCGGCTATTACTACGAGTATTACTACTCGATGAGTTCGCCGGGAAAAGTGCTGCGCGGACTGGTGCACATGTTCAGCCACGAAGGCGCGGTCTATCACGAACGGCTGGAACGCTTTCCGCAGCATGCGAATCTGGACGAGACCTACAAATGCAAGTACATCGGCGGCACCTTTTATCTGAACGATCGCATCTTCCTGATCGACTATGAATCGCTGACCGGCAATGAAATCGCCCAGACCATCCTGTTCCCGACCTACAAGAACAAGGTTGCGCGCCTGTCGGGCCTGATGCTGGGCGTCTCGTCGAGCAACCAGCGCTCGATTGCCTGCGCGCGCGTGGTTTTCGAATACCTGGGATTGAACATCGATGTGCGCAAGGCGATGCGGCTGTGCGGGCTGTTCGAACCGCAGCATGGCGCGATCGATCCGACCATTCTCAAGGTCATCGACAATTCGCCGCACAAGGACCAGCACCACTTCTACACCATTCCGCTATAG
- a CDS encoding Rrf2 family transcriptional regulator, protein MGTVEDYIFGSSGLHDRFFATTEILAKLVSSAPRSVSITQLEEATGRPAKELSKLCASLTRASLLRPDPQAPGRWLLTCEASMVTLEDVFRCVLAEHQGRSKSASKHPAERVPNDVDLLMMQAMIAINQSVFKHLRQFSLDRLKISAAGMFPTPRHTMQGAFAERAFDVAFT, encoded by the coding sequence ATGGGTACCGTAGAAGACTACATCTTCGGCAGCAGCGGATTGCACGACCGCTTTTTCGCCACCACCGAAATCCTCGCCAAACTCGTATCGAGCGCACCGCGCTCCGTCAGCATTACCCAGCTCGAAGAAGCGACCGGGCGGCCGGCAAAGGAATTGAGCAAACTGTGCGCCTCGCTTACCCGTGCCAGTCTGTTGCGCCCGGATCCGCAGGCGCCGGGACGCTGGCTGCTGACCTGCGAAGCCAGCATGGTGACGCTGGAAGACGTTTTCCGTTGCGTTCTTGCCGAGCATCAAGGGCGCAGTAAATCCGCAAGCAAGCATCCGGCAGAGCGGGTGCCAAACGACGTGGACCTGCTGATGATGCAGGCCATGATTGCGATAAATCAAAGCGTATTCAAACATTTGCGCCAGTTCTCCCTCGACCGGCTGAAAATCAGCGCTGCCGGTATGTTTCCGACGCCGCGACATACTATGCAGGGTGCATTCGCAGAACGTGCTTTCGACGTGGCGTTCACGTAG
- a CDS encoding branched-chain amino acid ABC transporter substrate-binding protein: protein MQFTTKMIPLAGAIAFAFAGTAAAQEQVVKIGHVGPISGAIAHLGKDNEYGARMAIEELNAKGVTIGGKKVKFELLAEDDAADPKQGTAAAQKLVDAKVNGVIGHLNSGTTIPASKIYHDAGIPQISPSATNPKYTQQGFKTAFRVVANDGQLGGTLGRYAAEQLKAKKVAVIDDRTAYGQGVAEEFIKGAKGKGVQVVAQQYTNDKATDFNAILTAIKAKSPDVVFFGGMDAVAGPMLRQMKALGINAKFMGGDGICTEALAQLAGDALGDKQVVCAEAGGVEEAQKKGMDDFRAAFKKKFNVDVQIYAPYVYDAVMVMVEAMKKADSADPAKYLPELAKINYKGVTGNIAFDNKGDIKNGTLTLYTYQGGKRTQMAVVK, encoded by the coding sequence ATGCAGTTCACTACAAAAATGATTCCGTTGGCTGGCGCAATCGCATTTGCTTTTGCAGGTACGGCAGCAGCCCAGGAGCAAGTCGTGAAGATCGGCCACGTCGGCCCGATCTCCGGCGCGATTGCACACCTGGGTAAGGACAACGAATACGGCGCCCGCATGGCGATCGAAGAACTCAACGCCAAGGGCGTGACCATCGGCGGCAAGAAGGTCAAGTTCGAACTGCTGGCGGAAGACGACGCCGCCGACCCGAAGCAGGGCACCGCAGCAGCACAGAAGCTGGTCGACGCCAAGGTCAATGGCGTGATCGGTCACCTGAACTCCGGCACCACCATCCCGGCATCGAAGATCTATCACGATGCCGGCATTCCGCAGATCTCCCCATCGGCGACCAACCCCAAGTACACCCAGCAAGGCTTCAAGACGGCCTTCCGCGTGGTGGCCAATGACGGCCAGCTCGGCGGCACACTGGGCCGCTACGCGGCCGAGCAGCTCAAGGCGAAGAAGGTTGCGGTGATCGACGACCGTACCGCCTACGGCCAGGGCGTGGCAGAAGAATTCATCAAGGGCGCCAAAGGCAAGGGCGTGCAAGTGGTTGCGCAGCAGTACACCAACGACAAGGCCACCGACTTCAACGCGATTCTGACCGCCATCAAGGCCAAGAGCCCGGACGTCGTGTTCTTCGGCGGCATGGACGCGGTTGCCGGCCCGATGCTGCGCCAGATGAAGGCGCTGGGCATCAATGCCAAGTTCATGGGCGGCGACGGTATCTGTACCGAAGCGCTGGCACAACTGGCTGGCGACGCCCTCGGCGACAAGCAAGTAGTCTGCGCCGAAGCAGGCGGTGTGGAAGAAGCGCAGAAGAAGGGCATGGACGACTTCCGTGCGGCCTTCAAGAAGAAGTTCAACGTCGATGTGCAGATCTACGCACCGTATGTCTATGACGCCGTGATGGTCATGGTCGAAGCAATGAAGAAGGCCGACTCCGCGGATCCGGCGAAGTACCTGCCCGAACTGGCAAAGATCAACTACAAGGGTGTCACCGGCAATATCGCTTTCGACAACAAGGGCGATATCAAGAACGGCACTCTGACGCTGTATACCTATCAGGGCGGCAAGCGTACACAAATGGCGGTAGTCAAGTAA
- a CDS encoding aspartate/glutamate racemase family protein produces the protein MHPISSSSTVNLSRSKIGIITGSGPEAGIDLWAKLLHANREIHGAQFRGDLDAPNVTILSEPALGLSMELDLHDAAVWECLRNAASAIAQRVDYYAIACNTLNHYQLRLDALGLPAKLVSFADVVVDYLKQSDTQRVALLGARPVTDLGEWSHYRKLAAHVQVEPLKAVQAAQLHQLIYDVKTYGGAAPQIRDKFRALLDGLEARTVLLACTELPLIQMQPDDMADKHLVDVTALVARKLAQLANQAPAPTA, from the coding sequence ATGCATCCAATATCATCTTCCTCTACGGTCAATTTGTCCCGCAGCAAGATCGGCATCATTACCGGTTCCGGCCCTGAAGCCGGGATCGATCTGTGGGCCAAGCTGCTGCACGCGAACCGGGAAATTCACGGTGCGCAATTTCGCGGCGACCTCGATGCACCGAACGTCACGATTCTGTCGGAACCGGCGCTGGGCCTGTCGATGGAACTGGATCTTCACGATGCGGCGGTATGGGAATGCCTGCGCAATGCGGCGAGCGCCATCGCGCAGCGCGTCGATTACTATGCCATCGCCTGCAATACACTGAACCATTACCAATTGCGCCTGGATGCGCTCGGCTTGCCGGCAAAGCTGGTGTCGTTCGCCGATGTTGTCGTCGATTATCTGAAGCAAAGCGATACGCAGCGCGTGGCCTTGCTGGGTGCACGGCCGGTGACCGATCTGGGCGAGTGGTCCCATTACCGCAAGCTTGCCGCGCATGTGCAGGTCGAACCATTGAAAGCAGTGCAGGCGGCGCAGCTGCACCAGCTGATCTACGACGTAAAAACGTATGGCGGCGCCGCCCCGCAGATACGCGACAAGTTCCGCGCGCTGCTGGATGGGCTGGAAGCCCGGACCGTCCTGCTGGCCTGTACCGAACTGCCGCTGATCCAGATGCAGCCCGACGACATGGCAGACAAACACCTCGTCGATGTCACCGCGCTGGTCGCGCGCAAGCTGGCACAGCTTGCTAACCAGGCCCCGGCTCCAACTGCGTAA
- a CDS encoding type I asparaginase: MSRKHIGLIYTGGTVGMARTEQGYAPMLDFAAVLARLLDSHGEALPRHTLHAYPAPIDSTNATPQDWQAIGRDIAARYDDYDGFVVLHGTDTMAYTATALSYMLQGLRKPVIVTGSQIPLGSPRSDAAQNLITSLQLAACDELHEVAICFGKRLLRGNRATKISTGQLEAFDSPNYPGLADIGIDIALNTPALFPKPGTERFELPVYTDALVLPVRFVPGMPVRVVQVMLELAPRALILECYGSGNAPDRDPALLHMLGEASRQGIVVVACSQSLHGGVEIGTYAAGAGMKAAGVIGASDMTFEAIYVKLHHLLALGLSTGALRERFLQNLSGELSL; encoded by the coding sequence ATGAGCAGAAAACACATCGGCCTGATTTATACCGGCGGTACTGTCGGCATGGCTCGCACCGAGCAAGGCTATGCGCCGATGCTCGACTTCGCCGCTGTACTGGCGCGCCTGCTCGACAGCCATGGCGAAGCATTGCCGCGCCATACGCTGCATGCCTATCCGGCGCCGATAGACAGCACCAATGCAACTCCGCAGGATTGGCAAGCGATAGGTCGCGATATCGCAGCCCGCTATGACGATTACGACGGTTTTGTGGTGCTGCATGGCACCGACACGATGGCCTACACCGCGACGGCCCTGTCGTACATGCTGCAAGGCTTGCGCAAGCCGGTGATTGTCACCGGTTCGCAGATTCCGCTCGGATCACCCCGTTCGGATGCTGCGCAAAACCTGATCACCTCGCTGCAACTGGCCGCTTGCGACGAGCTGCATGAGGTGGCGATCTGTTTCGGCAAACGGCTGCTGCGCGGCAATCGGGCCACCAAGATCAGCACCGGGCAACTGGAAGCCTTTGACAGTCCCAACTATCCGGGACTGGCCGACATCGGTATCGATATTGCATTGAATACCCCAGCCTTGTTTCCCAAGCCGGGCACCGAACGCTTCGAACTGCCGGTCTATACCGATGCGCTCGTGCTCCCGGTCCGGTTCGTGCCCGGCATGCCTGTGCGCGTCGTGCAGGTCATGCTGGAGCTTGCGCCACGGGCGCTGATTCTTGAATGCTATGGCTCGGGCAATGCTCCTGACCGCGACCCGGCCTTGCTGCACATGCTGGGCGAGGCAAGCCGTCAGGGCATTGTCGTCGTCGCCTGCAGCCAATCGCTGCACGGCGGCGTAGAGATCGGCACGTATGCGGCCGGAGCCGGAATGAAGGCAGCCGGTGTCATTGGCGCCAGCGACATGACCTTCGAAGCCATCTATGTAAAGCTGCATCATTTGCTAGCGCTCGGCCTGTCCACCGGTGCATTGCGCGAACGTTTCCTGCAGAACCTGAGCGGTGAGCTGAGTCTTTAG
- a CDS encoding benzoate/H(+) symporter BenE family transporter, whose translation MSFAKDFSLSAVAAGFVTVLVGFTSSAVIVFQGATALGAGPAEIGSWMWALGLGMGLTCILLSLQHRVPVVTAWSTPGAAMLISGAAGISLGDATGAFVLSAALIALCGFSGLFERMISRIPVSIASGMLAGVLLRFGLDAFIAMKTQFVMAFAMFIVYLIGRRLLPRYAVIVTLALGIAIAGAQGLLHLDGVHFALAQPKWITPTLSFPAIVGVALPLFVVTMASQNVPGVAAIRASGFSAPISPVIGWIGIANFVLAPFGGFALNLAAITAAICMGREAHEDPARRYVAAVAAGVFYLLIGLFGATVGAVFAAFPKELVLVIAGLALFGTIGNGLASALAHEREREPALVTFLVTASGVSLFGIGSAFWGLVAGVIALLTLNAGKR comes from the coding sequence ATGTCATTCGCCAAGGATTTTTCACTATCCGCAGTTGCCGCCGGCTTCGTGACCGTCCTCGTCGGTTTTACCAGTTCGGCCGTCATCGTCTTCCAGGGCGCGACGGCGCTCGGCGCAGGGCCGGCTGAAATCGGTTCATGGATGTGGGCGCTGGGATTGGGCATGGGCTTGACCTGCATCTTGTTGTCGTTGCAGCATCGGGTGCCGGTGGTGACCGCATGGTCGACTCCGGGGGCCGCCATGCTGATCAGCGGAGCCGCCGGCATCTCGCTCGGCGATGCGACCGGGGCATTTGTATTGTCGGCCGCGCTGATTGCGCTATGCGGATTTTCTGGCCTGTTCGAACGCATGATCAGCCGCATTCCCGTGTCGATCGCGTCCGGCATGCTTGCCGGCGTCCTGCTGCGTTTCGGACTCGACGCTTTCATCGCCATGAAGACGCAATTCGTGATGGCGTTTGCGATGTTTATCGTTTATCTGATCGGACGCAGGCTGTTGCCGCGCTATGCGGTGATCGTCACGCTGGCGCTGGGCATTGCGATCGCCGGCGCGCAAGGCTTGCTGCATCTTGATGGCGTGCATTTCGCGCTGGCGCAACCGAAATGGATAACGCCGACCTTGTCATTCCCGGCGATCGTCGGCGTCGCGCTGCCTTTGTTTGTTGTGACGATGGCGTCGCAAAACGTGCCGGGCGTCGCCGCGATCCGTGCCTCCGGTTTTTCGGCGCCGATCTCGCCGGTCATTGGATGGATAGGGATTGCCAACTTCGTGCTTGCACCCTTCGGCGGCTTTGCACTGAACCTGGCCGCCATCACGGCGGCGATCTGCATGGGACGCGAAGCGCACGAAGACCCGGCACGGCGTTATGTCGCGGCAGTGGCCGCAGGCGTGTTCTATCTGTTGATCGGCCTGTTCGGCGCTACCGTGGGCGCGGTATTCGCCGCGTTCCCGAAGGAACTGGTGTTGGTGATCGCCGGACTCGCGCTGTTCGGCACCATCGGCAACGGACTTGCTTCCGCGCTGGCGCACGAGCGCGAGCGTGAGCCAGCGCTGGTCACGTTCCTTGTCACCGCATCCGGGGTGTCGTTGTTCGGCATCGGATCGGCATTCTGGGGTTTGGTGGCGGGTGTGATTGCTTTGCTGACCCTGAATGCCGGCAAGCGGTAG
- a CDS encoding cupin, translating into MKIIRSKEFTAERAWGALDIANMNGVTTRLHWTDAPYKWHVNDGEEVFAVLDGIVDMHYRAGGVEQVAELRGGDVFFAGVGCEHVAHPRGAARILVIETEGSV; encoded by the coding sequence ATGAAAATCATCCGCAGCAAAGAATTCACCGCCGAGCGTGCCTGGGGAGCGCTCGACATCGCCAATATGAATGGCGTGACCACGCGCCTGCACTGGACCGATGCGCCCTACAAGTGGCATGTCAACGACGGCGAGGAAGTGTTCGCAGTGCTCGACGGCATCGTGGACATGCACTACCGCGCCGGCGGCGTCGAACAGGTGGCCGAACTGCGCGGCGGCGATGTCTTCTTTGCAGGTGTCGGTTGCGAGCATGTCGCGCATCCGCGCGGCGCAGCACGCATTCTTGTCATTGAAACGGAAGGCAGTGTCTAG
- a CDS encoding DUF3291 domain-containing protein produces MKCHIAQVNIARALAPIDDPVMAGFVARLDDINAVADSSPGFVWRLKTDAGNATSLNPYNDDRVLFNMSVWASVEHLKQFVYRSAHAQVMRQRKSWFERFREPYTALWWIAPGHIPTIAEAKERLAYLQLNGDTEFAFSFANVIHAPGMLQTAE; encoded by the coding sequence ATGAAATGCCATATTGCACAGGTGAATATCGCACGCGCGCTTGCTCCGATCGACGATCCGGTCATGGCAGGCTTCGTGGCTCGCCTCGACGATATCAATGCCGTTGCGGACAGCAGCCCGGGTTTCGTCTGGCGGCTCAAGACCGATGCAGGAAACGCCACCTCATTGAATCCTTATAACGACGACCGCGTGCTGTTCAACATGTCGGTATGGGCATCGGTCGAGCACTTGAAGCAATTCGTCTATCGCAGCGCGCACGCCCAGGTCATGCGGCAACGCAAAAGCTGGTTCGAGCGCTTCCGTGAACCCTATACCGCATTGTGGTGGATTGCGCCGGGGCATATACCCACCATCGCCGAAGCGAAGGAACGCCTTGCCTATTTGCAGTTGAATGGCGATACGGAATTCGCGTTTTCCTTTGCCAATGTCATCCATGCGCCAGGCATGCTGCAAACCGCAGAATAG
- a CDS encoding DUF2917 domain-containing protein: protein MRGLFTNQLLSIEPGEAISGVASHAQTLRITRGNVWLTVEGIKHDYWLSAGDTFTTIPGRLIVVEADTASSIDTRRPGAKQTLQNVAAWIAALGQRAFGHATVQACLKRHRVCNDAC from the coding sequence ATGAGAGGACTATTCACAAACCAGCTGCTATCCATCGAACCCGGCGAAGCCATTTCCGGCGTCGCATCGCATGCCCAGACCTTGCGCATTACCCGCGGCAATGTATGGTTGACCGTGGAAGGCATCAAACACGATTACTGGCTCAGCGCCGGCGATACCTTTACCACGATCCCGGGCCGGTTGATCGTAGTCGAAGCCGATACCGCCAGCAGCATCGATACCCGCCGCCCCGGTGCGAAACAGACACTGCAGAATGTCGCCGCATGGATTGCCGCTCTCGGCCAGCGCGCATTCGGCCATGCTACGGTACAGGCCTGCCTGAAGCGCCATCGCGTCTGCAACGACGCCTGCTGA
- the gcvA gene encoding transcriptional regulator GcvA → MADLRRLPNLAALRAFEAAARHQNFSRAAEEIHVTHGAISHQIRALEEELGVALFARHGKRIAITPEGERFAVVLRKSLGDIAAAAAALRLDSKHQRLTITALPSFAARWLSPRLGRFIEQHPDLEVMLQSSGHLTDFVRESVDIGIRFGRGNYPGLVVEKLLDDYYYPVISPRFNGGKLPRTPAEMVQSPLLRCEGEPWTPWFREAGLDLLEPTGGLVFQDSSMLIRAAAEGHGIALARHVVAMTDLASGDVVRLFDIAAKCTLSYFLVCPQESLAKPQVQAFRQWMRDEVARPEQAQLTARP, encoded by the coding sequence ATGGCTGATCTTCGACGTCTTCCCAACTTGGCTGCATTGCGCGCTTTCGAAGCTGCGGCGCGCCATCAGAACTTCTCCCGCGCGGCGGAGGAAATTCATGTCACCCATGGTGCAATTAGCCATCAGATCCGGGCACTGGAAGAGGAACTCGGCGTGGCGCTGTTTGCCCGGCACGGCAAGCGCATTGCCATCACGCCCGAAGGCGAGCGCTTCGCTGTCGTGTTGCGCAAGTCCCTGGGCGACATCGCCGCCGCGGCCGCAGCGCTCAGGCTGGACAGCAAGCACCAGCGCTTGACGATCACCGCCTTGCCTTCGTTTGCCGCGCGCTGGCTGTCGCCGCGCCTCGGGCGTTTCATCGAGCAGCATCCCGATCTGGAAGTGATGCTGCAGTCGAGCGGCCATCTGACCGATTTCGTGCGCGAGTCGGTCGATATCGGCATTCGTTTCGGACGCGGGAATTATCCGGGGCTGGTGGTGGAAAAACTGCTCGACGATTATTACTATCCGGTCATCAGCCCGCGCTTCAATGGCGGCAAGCTGCCGCGCACGCCGGCGGAAATGGTGCAAAGTCCGCTGCTGCGCTGCGAAGGCGAACCATGGACGCCGTGGTTCCGCGAAGCGGGGCTGGACTTGCTGGAACCGACCGGAGGGCTGGTATTTCAGGATTCATCGATGCTGATACGGGCGGCCGCCGAAGGGCATGGAATCGCGCTGGCGCGCCACGTAGTAGCGATGACCGACCTGGCGTCGGGCGACGTGGTGCGGCTGTTCGATATCGCGGCGAAATGTACGCTGTCGTATTTTCTCGTGTGTCCGCAAGAGTCGCTGGCGAAGCCGCAGGTCCAGGCATTCCGGCAGTGGATGCGCGACGAAGTCGCGCGGCCTGAGCAGGCTCAGCTTACAGCACGACCTTGA
- a CDS encoding DUF493 family protein translates to MSQPTESLIEYPSDFPIKIMGVMQDAFAQTMVDVVKRHDPTFHAGKMEMRPSSKGTYLALTVTVLATSREQLDNLYRELSSHPMVKVVL, encoded by the coding sequence ATGTCCCAGCCTACCGAAAGCCTCATCGAATACCCGAGCGATTTCCCGATCAAGATCATGGGCGTCATGCAGGATGCCTTTGCCCAAACCATGGTGGATGTCGTCAAGCGCCATGATCCGACTTTTCATGCAGGCAAGATGGAAATGCGGCCCTCGTCCAAGGGCACTTATCTCGCACTGACCGTGACCGTCCTCGCGACCAGCCGCGAGCAGCTCGACAACCTGTACCGCGAGCTGTCTTCGCATCCCATGGTCAAGGTCGTGCTGTAA
- a CDS encoding DUF1330 domain-containing protein produces the protein MPAYIIGHISIKNPEKWNAYRSQVGATFAAWGGELVFRGNTVEVLNGVHPQTDTVVARFPDKEAIHAWHQSAQYQALIPLRDAGADVVLISLDATA, from the coding sequence ATGCCTGCCTACATCATCGGTCACATCAGCATCAAGAATCCCGAAAAATGGAATGCCTACCGGTCGCAGGTCGGCGCGACGTTCGCCGCGTGGGGCGGCGAACTGGTGTTCCGAGGGAATACGGTTGAAGTGCTGAACGGCGTGCATCCGCAGACCGATACCGTGGTCGCCCGTTTTCCGGACAAGGAAGCCATCCATGCATGGCATCAGTCGGCGCAGTACCAGGCGCTGATTCCACTGCGCGATGCCGGCGCCGATGTCGTACTCATCAGCCTGGACGCAACGGCGTAA